From the genome of Deinococcus sp. AJ005, one region includes:
- the msrB gene encoding peptide-methionine (R)-S-oxide reductase MsrB: MTDTIKAPQYSKPSDAELRERLTPEQYRVTQHEGTERAFSGEYWDTDGDGIYVDVVSGEPLFSSADKYDAGCGWPSFTRPIQNTQLTENTDYKIGYARTEVRSGSVDSHLGHVFPDGPQEQGGLRYCINSASLRFVPAEKLEAEGYGEYKQMFS; this comes from the coding sequence ATGACCGACACGATAAAAGCCCCCCAGTACAGCAAGCCCAGCGACGCCGAACTGCGCGAGCGCCTGACCCCCGAGCAGTACCGCGTGACCCAGCACGAGGGCACCGAACGGGCCTTTTCCGGCGAGTACTGGGATACGGATGGCGACGGCATTTACGTGGATGTGGTCTCCGGCGAACCGCTGTTTTCCAGCGCTGACAAGTACGACGCGGGCTGCGGCTGGCCCAGCTTTACCCGCCCGATCCAGAACACCCAGTTGACCGAGAACACCGACTACAAGATCGGCTACGCCCGCACCGAGGTCCGCTCCGGCAGTGTGGATTCGCACCTGGGTCACGTCTTCCCCGATGGCCCGCAGGAGCAGGGTGGCCTGCGCTACTGCATCAACTCGGCGTCACTGCGTTTCGTTCCAGCTGAGAAACTGGAGGCTGAAGGGTACGGCGAATACAAGCAGATGTTCAGCTAG
- the guaB gene encoding IMP dehydrogenase, whose product MSAPTSAPAIPDFANNEQEDRFAYKFGQEGITFDDVLLQPRHSTVLPHEVDVSAQLTRRVRLNIPFVSAAMDTVTEMGMAVAMAREGGIGVIHKNMEIDAQAEMVRKVKRSESGMIVDPITLPPHATVGEADRMMGEYRISGVPITDPAGRLLGIITNRDMRFIDDLSTPIQDVMTREGLITVPVGTTLEQAQEIFKRHRIEKLLVVDGDNMLRGLITIKDLTKRVKYPNAAKDDLGRLRVAAAIGVSADLMDRSAALVAAGVDVLVLDSAHGHSQGILNALSRVKEQFDVDVIAGNVATRSGARDLILAGADAIKIGIGPGSICTTRIVTGVGVPQITAIFEASAAAMEAGIPVIADGGIKQTGDVPKAIAAGASVVMMGSMLAGTDEAPGESILRDGRRYKSYRGMGSLGAMDQGSSDRYFQSGSRKFVPEGIEGIIAYRGTAGEVIYQFVGGLKSSMGYCGAPDLQTLRDTAQFVRITGASLIESHPHGVTITKESPNYGGR is encoded by the coding sequence ATGAGTGCGCCCACTTCTGCCCCGGCGATCCCCGATTTCGCCAACAACGAACAAGAGGACCGTTTCGCCTACAAATTCGGACAGGAGGGCATCACCTTCGATGACGTGCTGCTCCAGCCGCGCCATTCCACCGTGTTGCCGCACGAGGTTGATGTCTCGGCCCAGCTCACTCGCCGCGTGCGCCTGAACATCCCCTTTGTCAGCGCAGCAATGGACACCGTGACCGAAATGGGCATGGCCGTGGCGATGGCCCGCGAGGGGGGCATCGGCGTGATCCACAAGAATATGGAGATTGACGCGCAGGCGGAAATGGTCCGCAAGGTCAAGCGGTCAGAGAGCGGCATGATCGTCGATCCCATCACGCTGCCGCCGCACGCCACCGTGGGCGAGGCAGACCGCATGATGGGCGAGTACCGCATCAGCGGCGTGCCGATCACCGATCCGGCGGGGCGGCTGCTGGGCATCATCACCAACCGCGACATGCGCTTTATCGATGACCTGTCCACCCCCATTCAGGACGTGATGACCCGCGAGGGCCTGATTACCGTCCCGGTGGGCACCACACTGGAGCAGGCGCAGGAGATCTTCAAACGCCACCGCATAGAAAAGTTGTTGGTGGTGGACGGCGACAACATGCTGCGCGGCCTGATCACCATTAAAGACCTGACCAAGCGCGTCAAGTATCCCAACGCCGCCAAGGACGATCTGGGCCGGTTGCGCGTCGCGGCGGCCATCGGCGTCAGCGCGGACCTGATGGACCGAAGCGCGGCGCTGGTGGCGGCCGGGGTGGACGTGCTGGTGCTGGACAGTGCCCACGGCCACAGCCAGGGCATCCTGAACGCGCTGTCGCGGGTGAAAGAGCAGTTTGATGTGGACGTGATCGCGGGGAACGTTGCCACACGTTCTGGTGCGCGAGATTTGATTTTAGCCGGTGCAGACGCAATAAAAATTGGCATTGGACCCGGGTCGATCTGCACCACCCGCATCGTCACCGGCGTCGGCGTTCCCCAGATCACCGCCATCTTTGAAGCCAGCGCCGCCGCGATGGAAGCCGGAATTCCCGTGATCGCTGATGGCGGCATCAAGCAGACCGGGGACGTGCCCAAGGCCATAGCGGCGGGCGCGAGCGTGGTCATGATGGGCAGCATGCTGGCCGGGACCGACGAGGCCCCCGGCGAGTCCATCCTGCGCGACGGGCGGCGCTATAAGAGCTACCGGGGCATGGGTTCCCTGGGCGCAATGGACCAGGGCAGCAGTGACCGCTACTTCCAGAGCGGCAGCCGCAAGTTCGTCCCCGAGGGCATTGAGGGCATCATCGCCTACCGGGGAACGGCGGGCGAGGTCATTTACCAGTTCGTCGGCGGCCTCAAGAGCAGCATGGGCTACTGCGGCGCACCGGACCTCCAGACCCTGCGCGACACCGCCCAGTTCGTGCGAATCACCGGGGCCAGCCTGATTGAAAGCCACCCGCACGGCGTCACCATCACCAAGGAATCGCCGAACTATGGGGGAAGGTAA
- a CDS encoding DUF305 domain-containing protein → MFGLMHLNTSELDHIYFSQTRMWMALYMGATMAVIMLGFTLKMYRSRRVNMGSIAVFAASLWLLRSQATVGDVAWMKAIILHHSIAILTSERAQIKAPRVRELADGIIKTQSREIGEMKASIADLENKRQLNPAFRSCPVTRRPASSRRSVARLARMRPDAAYRPRPDDSGHPVYPLTGQPCHIIGERPRRVFHVALPFALSALNGYSSSRYGLLTVQPSTLYIHLRPTRMG, encoded by the coding sequence ATGTTCGGCCTGATGCACCTGAACACCTCCGAGCTGGACCACATCTATTTCAGTCAGACGCGCATGTGGATGGCGCTGTACATGGGCGCGACGATGGCCGTGATCATGCTGGGCTTCACGCTGAAGATGTACAGGAGCCGCCGCGTGAATATGGGCAGCATCGCCGTGTTCGCCGCATCGCTGTGGCTATTGCGCTCACAGGCCACCGTGGGCGATGTGGCGTGGATGAAGGCCATCATCCTGCACCATTCCATTGCCATCCTGACCAGTGAACGGGCGCAGATCAAAGCCCCCCGCGTACGCGAGCTGGCCGACGGGATCATCAAAACCCAGAGCCGCGAGATCGGGGAGATGAAGGCGTCGATTGCGGACCTCGAGAACAAACGCCAGCTCAACCCAGCGTTCCGAAGTTGTCCAGTAACGCGCCGCCCAGCGTCGTCCAGGCGTTCCGTAGCTCGTCTGGCCCGCATGCGTCCAGATGCAGCGTATCGCCCAAGACCGGATGACTCAGGACACCCTGTATATCCGCTAACAGGGCAGCCGTGTCACATCATCGGGGAGCGCCCCAGGCGTGTTTTTCATGTTGCCCTCCCTTTCGCTTTGAGCGCCCTGAACGGATATTCGAGCAGTCGGTATGGCCTCTTGACAGTTCAGCCCAGTACGTTATATATTCACCTGCGGCCAACCAGGATGGGTTAG
- a CDS encoding four-helix bundle copper-binding protein has translation MTQNASSAISRMLQTHPQISKSPFEMEALTECIDACFECAQICMSCADACLGETEHAGHLTHCIRLNSDCADICTTTGRVLVRQTQPEMAVIRAQLQACLAACKACGDECQQHAEKMDMEHCAVCAESCRRCEQACQKMLDSLSA, from the coding sequence ATGACCCAGAACGCCAGCTCCGCCATTTCCCGCATGTTGCAGACCCACCCCCAGATCAGCAAGTCTCCCTTTGAGATGGAAGCCCTGACGGAATGCATCGACGCCTGTTTCGAGTGCGCGCAGATCTGCATGTCCTGCGCCGACGCCTGCCTGGGCGAGACCGAACACGCCGGGCACCTGACGCACTGCATTCGCCTGAACTCTGACTGCGCCGATATCTGCACCACCACTGGGCGCGTACTGGTGCGCCAGACCCAGCCCGAAATGGCCGTGATCCGTGCCCAGCTTCAGGCCTGCTTGGCGGCCTGCAAAGCCTGCGGCGACGAATGCCAGCAGCACGCCGAGAAGATGGACATGGAGCACTGCGCCGTGTGTGCCGAGTCCTGCCGCCGCTGTGAGCAGGCGTGCCAGAAAATGCTGGACAGCCTGAGCGCCTGA
- a CDS encoding 4-oxalocrotonate tautomerase family protein, with the protein MPYINVRLTRKDITTEQKAQIVREITATMQSVLGKKPESVHVVIDEIDPENWGYAGELTSVHRDRQG; encoded by the coding sequence ATGCCCTACATCAATGTTCGCCTGACCCGCAAGGACATCACCACCGAGCAGAAGGCCCAGATCGTCCGGGAAATCACCGCCACCATGCAGAGCGTGCTGGGCAAGAAGCCGGAGAGCGTGCATGTCGTCATTGACGAGATTGACCCGGAGAACTGGGGCTACGCGGGCGAGTTGACTTCCGTTCACCGTGACAGGCAGGGCTAG
- a CDS encoding CAP domain-containing protein, translated as MRFLPFIVLSLSALTLSACAPRTARSTVIPGPVQAEVRPMRLGVGQNIQLEVTLNGRNVPPNELNWTSSDPRVVSVSAGGLARAGHEGQASVRAIQTGSGRTLAEFRVQVAAPSPTTPQRLDTMTGQVLTLSNAARARGQTCGTQHFPPAPPLNSEARLGAAAQAHAADMAALNYFSHTSQNGRTLKDRIDAAGYGWRAIAENIAAGQTSAQEVVTGWLNSEGHCRNLMNAEYRELGLGLARNAGGKLYWVQDFGTR; from the coding sequence ATGCGCTTTCTTCCCTTCATCGTCCTGAGTTTGAGCGCCCTGACCCTCTCAGCCTGCGCCCCCCGCACGGCCCGATCCACCGTGATTCCTGGGCCAGTCCAGGCCGAGGTGCGGCCCATGCGTCTGGGTGTGGGCCAGAACATCCAGCTTGAGGTGACGCTGAATGGACGCAACGTGCCGCCGAACGAGCTGAACTGGACCAGCAGCGATCCGCGCGTCGTGTCGGTCTCGGCAGGTGGGCTGGCACGGGCGGGCCATGAGGGTCAGGCGTCGGTGCGGGCCATCCAGACTGGATCAGGCCGGACCCTGGCCGAGTTCCGTGTGCAGGTCGCGGCCCCGTCGCCCACCACCCCACAGCGCCTGGACACGATGACCGGGCAGGTGCTGACATTGTCCAACGCCGCGCGGGCCAGGGGCCAGACATGTGGCACGCAGCACTTTCCGCCCGCACCCCCGCTGAACTCCGAGGCCCGGCTGGGTGCAGCGGCCCAGGCCCACGCCGCCGATATGGCCGCCCTGAATTATTTCAGCCACACCAGCCAAAATGGGCGCACGCTGAAAGACCGTATCGACGCTGCCGGGTATGGCTGGCGCGCGATTGCCGAGAACATCGCCGCCGGGCAGACCAGCGCGCAGGAAGTGGTGACCGGCTGGCTGAACAGCGAGGGCCACTGCCGCAACCTGATGAATGCCGAGTACCGTGAGCTGGGCCTCGGTCTGGCCCGGAACGCGGGCGGCAAGCTCTACTGGGTGCAGGATTTCGGCACCCGCTGA
- a CDS encoding ATP-binding protein codes for MTAAKMTANKARTLGELLDTPGYAGRTPFDGKIRLVQDEVRENLTRKLRSGEELFPGVVGYDDTVIPQLVNALLARQNFILLGLRGQAKSRILRAITELLDDVVPVIEGVDMPDDPINPIGAEGKHLLEVHGMDLPIRWLPRADRYVEKLATPDVTVADLIGDVDPIKAARLGTSLGDTRSMHFGLLPRANRGIFAINELADLAPKVQVAMFNILQEGDVQIKGYPIRLELDVMLVFSANPEDYTARGKIVTPLKDRIGSEIRTHYPTDVKLGMGITAQEAVKDDAVTVPAFMAELIEEIAFQAREDGRVDKMSGVSQRLPISLLEVAAANAERRSLIGGDEAVVRVSDVYAGLPAITGKMELEYEGELKGADNVAKEVIRKAAGAVYGRLCGSMDTQALEKWFEDGNVFRFPQSGDSGAAMKATKEVPGLSDIAKEVADSNSDAVRVSAAEFVLEGLYGRKKLSRAEELYAAPEAETRQQRGGRWN; via the coding sequence ATGACCGCTGCAAAGATGACCGCGAATAAGGCCAGAACGCTGGGTGAGCTGCTGGACACGCCCGGTTACGCTGGACGCACCCCCTTTGATGGAAAGATCCGGCTGGTGCAGGACGAGGTCCGTGAGAACCTGACCCGCAAACTGCGCAGCGGCGAGGAACTGTTTCCCGGCGTGGTGGGCTATGACGATACCGTGATTCCGCAACTGGTCAACGCCTTGCTGGCGCGGCAGAACTTTATCCTGCTGGGGCTGCGTGGCCAGGCCAAGAGCCGTATCCTGCGTGCCATCACCGAACTGCTGGATGACGTGGTGCCCGTGATTGAGGGCGTGGACATGCCCGACGATCCCATCAACCCCATTGGTGCGGAAGGCAAGCACCTACTGGAAGTCCACGGCATGGATCTGCCGATCCGCTGGCTGCCCCGCGCAGACCGTTATGTGGAAAAGCTGGCGACGCCCGACGTGACCGTGGCGGATTTGATCGGTGACGTGGACCCTATTAAGGCCGCCCGTCTGGGCACCTCGCTGGGCGACACCCGCAGCATGCACTTCGGGCTGCTACCACGCGCCAACCGGGGGATCTTCGCCATCAACGAACTGGCCGATCTTGCGCCCAAGGTGCAGGTGGCGATGTTCAACATCCTTCAGGAAGGCGACGTGCAGATCAAGGGTTACCCGATCCGTCTGGAACTGGACGTGATGCTGGTCTTCAGCGCCAACCCCGAGGACTACACTGCACGTGGCAAGATCGTCACGCCGCTCAAGGACCGCATCGGCTCCGAGATTCGCACGCATTACCCCACCGATGTGAAGCTGGGCATGGGCATCACCGCGCAGGAAGCCGTCAAGGACGACGCTGTGACCGTGCCCGCCTTCATGGCCGAGCTGATTGAAGAAATCGCCTTCCAGGCCCGCGAGGATGGCCGCGTGGACAAGATGTCAGGCGTCTCACAGCGCCTGCCGATTTCCCTGCTGGAAGTCGCCGCCGCCAACGCCGAGCGCCGCAGCCTGATCGGTGGCGACGAGGCCGTGGTGCGCGTCAGCGACGTGTACGCGGGCCTGCCCGCCATTACCGGCAAGATGGAACTGGAGTACGAGGGCGAGCTGAAGGGCGCGGACAACGTGGCCAAGGAAGTGATTCGCAAGGCGGCGGGCGCGGTCTACGGACGCCTGTGCGGCAGCATGGACACCCAGGCACTGGAAAAGTGGTTTGAGGACGGCAACGTCTTCCGCTTCCCGCAGTCCGGCGATTCCGGCGCGGCCATGAAGGCAACGAAGGAAGTGCCCGGCCTGAGCGATATTGCCAAGGAAGTCGCGGACAGCAACAGCGACGCCGTGCGCGTCAGCGCCGCCGAGTTCGTGCTGGAAGGGTTGTACGGGCGCAAGAAGCTCTCGCGTGCCGAGGAGCTGTACGCCGCCCCCGAAGCCGAAACCCGTCAGCAGCGCGGCGGACGCTGGAACTGA